A window of Pithys albifrons albifrons isolate INPA30051 chromosome 19, PitAlb_v1, whole genome shotgun sequence genomic DNA:
CAGCATTCCATCACCCCagcacacaaaccacagcttgCTTTGCAGCAGCAAACCCATACAGACAAACAGTAACATTCACCCAAAATATGAAGGAAATAgagtcttttttaaaaactactaagtgactgaaaaatgccactttTTCACAAGCTGTGCACGTTCAAAACTAAGATACCACAGATACCTGCCAAGGGGAAAAACTCATGGGCAAATCACTGACTGAAGCAACTCCAGAGACTCAGCAAGAACTTTATAGCATAGCAGACAAATTGGCCCCAGCCTGTCTCTGATTTCTAAGAGCTGCAATGCCTGAGCAAAGCATGCTGTGGGTTTCTGTCTGCTGCTGGTCCACTAGAGGACAACCTAATAATGACGAACTCCTTTGGGTTCCACAGAAAATGGccaaaaatgctgctgccaAATCTGGCTGACATCCCATGCTGAGATTGCTGCTCTATGTGTGCTGGATCTGGTTTTTACTGGTACAAATTGATTCTGGTCTTAAATGATGCAGACTTATGAAGCTCCAAAAAATGCCTCCTACCTTTGATATCAGCCTTTGCAACTAAAGAGACAGAAACAAGGGACTTTTCCAGACAGACAGTTGTAGTTTTTATAAAGCAAATCCAATCCCTTACACGATGCTCTGCCACAGAGAGAAACCTGCCTGTTGCTGATGGTTTTCTCACAGACTTCTGACATGATGTTATGTTTTTACAGTGCAGGGAATGTTCCAAGGTACAGAACGATCTGTTTGCCCTGGTAACATGTGATTTATCAAGGCATAATGAAGGAACTCATTTCATGTATAAACAGTGGGCAAGAAGCACAACAAAATCATCAGctcaaaaacacagaaaagaacagGCTAGTGCTCTGGCAAGGCaaggaaaaagagcaaaacagCTTCTCAAAACTCAAGGGGATTCTTGCCTAGTATTTTTAAGGCAAATAGAAGACAAAATCTGAGCTAGCAATAGAGCTAATTTCTGGAGCTAGGAAGCAAGGGAGCTGTGGCAAGAAGtggaacagcagaaaacagcagagaacTAATTACAAGTGAAGTGTCTCAGATTGGAATTGAAGTTAGAAGGGTCAGAGGGTCAAAACAACAGAGTTTTCAATGGGTAGTTCGGTGCTTTGACACCCCTCAACCCCACTGGGGCTCTGCCTGTGACTCAGGGATGGAAAGTGTATATGTctacaggagagaaaaatacacaCTGAAGGCAGATCGGAGCTACTTAAAGGGCAAAATGTGACACTGCCACAGCAGCCTGACTGTAACCGGGAGGGCACAGATCCCGGCCATCCCCTCGGAGATGTGATGTGAaggggcactgcccagcccggCTGGCCGAGCGCAGCCCCCCCAACCCCGCTCCGCCTTCCCTCCCACCGACGGCGGCGAGGGATGCTCCCACCGGCGTGTCTGCCGGAGTCAGCTGCTCCTTGATGTCAGAACCTGATCCGGGCTCGGAGGGGAGCGGAACGGAGCGCGGCGGAGCCGCAGCCCCCGCTCTGCGGCTGCGggagccctcctgcctcccgCACCCTGCCCGGCCGGGACACGGCGGGgggcccatcccaccccaccgCGCACCAGCCGAGGGAACTTGCCTAACTTTCTCCGTCCCGTGACTCGCTGCCATGGCCCCCGCCAACTCCTCCCGCAACTTCTCCGCGCCGGAGGCTCGGAATGGCTCAGGTGAGAGCGGGGGCTGCGCGGAGCGAGGGGCGCAGGGCGGACCGCCCGCACCCGCCTGCCCTGCCCGCGCtcggtggggctgggggtggctggtggggatgggaggggaggctgagggagggaCCCCCGCACTCCACCCCCGGCCGCCTTCAGCACCTAGGGGCGGACAGCTCCGGGCGGGACCAGACCCCTTCGGGCGGGACCGGACCCCTCCCAGCACCGGGACACAGCCCAACACCACCCGCTACCTGTTGGCTGTCGAGCAGCAGCAACTCCAGCGGCTCATCGGTTCTGGCTGCTGAGAAGGGCTGAACCACAGCACGGAGAACGTGAGATACCACtggagagggaagcagagatCCTCACCAGTCTCCCTTTCTCTCCATGCTACCCTGTTCTCAAATCAATGGTTTAGCAAGTCAGTACTTGATGGTGCAAGTCAGTGAAACTCTTCACGAAAAGGTGGTTTATACACGGTCTTTGACTCTCTCTGCACCAGCACATCCTTTAGAAACCAAAAGTGTGCCTGTGCTTCTTCCTTCTGACATGCACTGAAGATGTATCTGGGTATGGCTGAGAACAACCATTAACCTTACAGAAAAAAGTTTATCCCAGTCCTCATTCAGTTCTCATAGTTCAGTCCCCTTTGGGACTTTTAGAAAGGGTGTCAGAACAGACACAGATCTACAAATCAATGCCTGAAGTAGCTGTTTCATTAAACAATCCTATTCACTAGGATGTGcacaaaagcagcacaggaaatTCAGATTCAGTGATATCTCCAGATGAAAGAAGCTTTAGAAAAGAGATAACTTTTAAGTGTTTGATAGATGTGCTCTTCTGGCTCCAGCCTATAAAACACACATGAGCCACAGCTTCACACCAGCTTGCAGATAATAATGCTTGAAAGTCCTGCTTGTATAGACACCACCAGCAGGATTGTGCTACAGCACTGCACAGACCACCTCTCACAGGAAGCCTTTGGGCTTGCACACGTTCTGCTTTAAGGGCAGCTGAGCTCATTCCAAATATTACAGTCACCACTAGCTCTGTATTGATtacactgcaggaaaaggacATATTGTCCCAATTTCAAGCTAACCAAGTGGCATTTATGTTTCATCACTCCTACAGTCTATTCCCACCACATTCATAACAAAGTTTGCAGTTAAAAGAAAGGAGGTCACAACACTTAACAGCTACATGCAGAACAGCAGAACCACAGACATCATCTTCCAGCATTAATGAGGTGTGAGATCCATGTGGGTGCTCAAGGGATGCACAGGTTGGATGCTGAAGAGTATCAGGTTTCAATGATGACATACAGCTGATGGCTGCTTGTTATCTACTAAAAGCCACATAACAGAGGACATTTCCTTATATTAATGAGTCACAGCAAGGAACAGTGACCATTTAACCCCCCAAAAATGGTCTGGACAAGGTTTTTTTGTGTTATCAGCCAAGCCTGGCTTCCACCCCTCCTGTGCTTCATCAGCTGCTTTCTGTCATCTCCAGAGAGGCTCCCAATAAAATGATGCAGCAACTGCTCTATTGGGTTCTGGCCTTGGGCTTGCTTATGCCTAAGTTGCTTCCTAATGCCAGGAGGAGTGAGCCAGTGGCAATTCCTTACAGCTCACTTCTAAAAGCACTGAAATACTACACACGGTTGACATGGCACACAGGTTTCCAGCCACAGGCCAGCAGTGTGGCCCCAGTTGTCTTGCCAGTTGGGACAAACTTCTCTGTCACACCAAAGTAAACGTGGAGAAGTTTGTACTCAAGAATTCCAGAGGTCAAAGGCAGCAAATACCACCTCAAACAGACACTGCTTGCACAAAGACTACACCCATGGGTATCTGTTATTTCTCTTAATCTTATTTTCAAGATTTCCCTAGGTTCTGTTGGAGGAGACTTGCCCAATTCTGCTGCTAAGGAGATGGAATAGTTCAGTGactaaaagcattttcaatTAATGCACATTGAATCATCTGCAATTCAATGTCACGCAGTCTAAGCTGAAGGGCTGTCATGCATGTCCTTGTAACAGCCACATAAATAACTAATACAAAgccttttcccagaaaaaaagcCCACCAGGCCCCATAGGAGAGGAGCAATGAGCTGAAATGAGTTTTGCCTCAGCTGACAAGGGCAATTCCAGACTCCACCACAAAATGCCCATGGGAGCCCTGCAGGACTGAGGCACCACCATCGCTGCCTTCAGCACCACCTTCTCTGCCCAAGAGCTTGGGGCTTCAAAATGTGATTTTACACCCAGGTCAGGGACAAGGCAAATGTTAGTTTGGCTGTTTGGGCCTCCCATCCCAAGGAGCAACATTTAATCATCATTGCTGATAAGCTACACATTAGCTGGCAATTATTTTGCCTTGGAAATGCACCTACATCCAGGACTCAGAGACAGCAGTTTTaagctgtttttctccttgcagAACTAGGACATCCCTCTCGAAAGGCCACTCTGAAACATATTCAAAATTCCCTGTCTGGCCACacaactggatttttttctagaaaaagacccccaaaaaaacagagaaagggagagaggcaGGGGAAGAAAGGAGAGCCTGCTCTGGCCTAACTCTGATGACAGACTTGGGACTCAGCTAGGGCACAGTTCCAGATCTCACAATACAGATAAGCATTAGCTGTCTGTCTGCATGGCCAGTGAACTCTGTGTCTCATACTATACTCCAGATAAATTACCCAACAGATGAGCTGACACTTTCTGACAACAGCTTGAGCACTGACTTTATCCAGATTTTGGCACCCACAGAGAGGCTTTACTTCTCCAATGTGTGAAGCACCAGCTGCCTCATCCCCTCCCATCATAAATGGCTGAAAACACAACATGCCCTGAAATAAAAGTTACTATCAACTCTGTCAGACACAGTGAGTGCAGATGTGTGCCAGCCTGAGGTCAGTCCTCCACAAAAGGCTGGAGAGTTTCAGAGCAGGACAGAAGCACACCAGGAGATCAGAAGAAAGATGCCTACACGTGGCCAGATTTAGGTGTGTGCTGCATGTCCTAAGTGTCTTAGAAGGAAGTACCAAATCCCCAGCTAAGCCTCTTGAAATACTGCAAAGGATAGTAAAAGTCATTCCAAGCTATGTCTTTGATGGGGATGGacccagctgcaggacagggcaAGCACACAGTGCTGTGAGGAGGGTGCCTCTAGCTTGCATTcactgctttggtttgttttggcaGCATCAGAGAAGCCAGCACCATACACCAACGTGATCATGCCCAGTCTCTTCAGCATCATCTGCTTCCTGGGCATTGTGGGGAACCTCATTGTCATCTACACTATTGTCAAGAAGAAGAAGCTGAGATGCAAACAGACTGTGCCTGATATTTTCATCTTCAACCTCTCCATTGTGgacctcctcttcctcttggGCATGCCCTTCCTCATCCACCAGCTCTTGGGGAATGGTTCATGGTACTTTGGAGCTCCGCTCTGCACCATCATCACTGCCCTGGACACAAACAGCCAGATCACCAGCACCAACATCCTCACAGTGATGACACTGGACCGTTACCTGGCAACTGTTCACCCCCTAAAATCCACCTATGTCCGGACCCCGTGCGTTGCAGCTCTAGTTATCTGCTTGGTGTGGCTCCTCTCCTTCCTGACTATCATTCCCGTGTGGATGTATGCAGGTCTTATGCCTCTCGAGGATGGCACTGTCCGCTGTGCTCTCTTGCTTCCCAACCCAGAGACTGATATCTACTGGTTCACCCTCTATCAGTTCATGCTGGCCTTTGCTGTGCCACTGCTCATCATCTGTGTGGTCTATTTTAAGATCCTCCAGCACATGGCCACCACCGTGGTCCCACTGCCCCAGAGGAGCCTCCGGGTACGTACAAAGAAAGTGACCCGCATGGCTGTTGCCATCTGTTCagccttttttatttgttgggCTCCCTTCTACATCCTCCAGCTGGTTCACCTGGGCATTGACACACCATCCATGGCCTTCTTCTATGCCTACAACTTTGCCATTAGCTTGGGCTACGCCAACAGTTGCCTCAACCCCTTCCTCTACATCGCCCTCAGCGAGACCTTCAAGCGCCAGTTCCTGGTGGCCATCCGTCCTGCCAGAGAGCCGTGtcacaccagcagctctgccaacaACAACAGCACCACAGAGGCCAGTGTGTGTCTGAAACTGGCACCAGAATCCACCCAGCAGACTCGGTTCCTGGAGGACTTTTCCCCGCGGTCACTGCCGGTGACTGTGGCTGTTCACTAGGGTGCTCTGAAGCAACTGCAGCAGAAAGACTTCAGATCTGAGAGCtgacagagaagcagcagcttcaggCAGTTCTTGGAGAAATATATGGGCTGTAAATTTCCACCTCCAAGATTACAGGTGCCTCCCTTTTacactgcagggctctgctcctgcactgccTCCAGCCTATGGGATGCCATGCACTGATGCTTCTTTCCACTCCTGCACAAAACTGTCACCACTGGGCCCCCACAGAAGGTGaatggaaaagagagaaaggacaGAAAGAGGATTTCTGGGGGAATATTCACTCTGAAAGGATAAAACCTTTGTCAACACTGCCCAGTGATTCCTCACCTCCTGGCCCAACCAGGGGTTCCTAAGCAGCTTGTCAATATAGAGCTTCTTCATTCAAAACTCGAGCCTTTGAATCACAATgttgtatatttatttttttataagaaATCTGCAAACTTTGATGCCTGTCCTGATATCCTAGAAGCACACAGCAGAGAAAGATCTTGGGGCCAGAAGTctcacccagctgtgctgcttggCCTTTCAGTGCAGTTCTGTCTGCCTCCAGTGGACTGTATTGTTTAGCAACCAAGACATTTTCAAGAACTGGTTAATTTTGATGCTAATCCTAAATATTTCAAGCAAAATCAGGCAGATAATAACTGCACCCACTCTAAGGGACTGCAAAGAATTCTCAAAACTACTGCTGCTAACACCAGCTTTGTGGCTTTTCATGCCAGTGAGCCGATTTTCACAGTGCTAGATCCTCACGCTGCTCTTGTGCCTCACAGTCTGCATGGCCTTTGGGGAACCCCAGGCAGAGGATTTTAAACAGGACTAAAAAACACAATGTGAAGAGCTCTGTGGAGCGAGAAGCTGTGAAAAAGCAGCTCAGGGAAAGCAGAGTTGCTTATGCAGCTTCCTCAAAATAACAAACGCTTTACACAAAgttaaaagagggaaaattaaatgTCTGTGTGTTGTACATGCGGCTTTAGCAGTCGGAGGTTAGGAAATAACTGCTCATTATAAAGACTAGAGAAAAGACAGCACAGATCAGCTAAATGCAGGGATTACACCAACAGCCTGTGCcgggctctgcagggacacgCATTGTTCAACACTTTGTCAAACACAGAGGAACTGGTTACTGTAGATGGATTTACcataaagaattaaaaacatcAAACAGTTCAAGGGGACTTATTACTGTGCTTATGATCCCACGCCACCAGCCACCCATGATACACCCAGAACAGAAATTCACCCTTACACAGGAAAACTGTCACCTGCAGAGGATTTTCTAAGCCACACAGGCACTTTCAGGTGCCCTGATGAACACACACATCACACTTGTAGGCGTTCTGAAGTACAGCCAATACTTCAGCCTACACTCTGTAGAGAACGCACGGCCATTCACTCACCTCTGGCGATCAAAGCAGGCAGGTGTGCAACAGCAGCACCTTTGACATCATCAGATGCAGCTCTTTGCTTTTTGATTCACTGAGCAAAACTCAGAACAGTCTCTGTGTTTCCACCCCAGGTTCTGTCAGCCTGTGCCTGCCATGGCAGCACATCCGTGCTGTGACCGATGAGATCGTGTTGATTTTCCACCCCTGTTTCCCTGGGCAATAAAACCAGACACAGGTGGAACTTTCAAGCTTTATGACCTGAAAGTCTTTGCCTGTTTTAACTGCCAGGAATTTTCACCTGCTGTTTTTCATGGAGCTGCTTTGCTCTTTGGTCAGTACTCTCCCTGAAGGGCTCCAGAGCGAAGGTCGAGGAAGAtgtgtgctgtgccagccagaCTTGCCCTCAGGACAAGAGGAGCTATTGTGATACCTTTCCCCCATGAGGAAGTGAAGGGAAGAACTGGCACACTTTTCTGGGAAAGGAGGTGGTAAAcactgggtgggtttttttcctctaatgCCAGTCATAAGGAAAGTATGAGTGAAGTGAAAACAGATTGAATTACTGGGGATCTCACAGAGCAGCAGACTGAAGATATTATCTTGCTTACACAGTAAAGGTGTTTATGGTTGAACTAGACTGTTCCCATCTGAAGTGAGTCAGTCTGACCCAGTGTGTCCAAGCCACACATTAAAAACCACAGGGGCAGCATGGGCTAACTGAGAAGGGAGACCAGCACCTGGTACAGCGCTCAAAGGGATCTTGTGGGGTAAAGCTTTTTTAGCTCTCATCACACTGAAGTCAATACACCGTGCACAGGCACCTTTCCAAGTTGAAGTCCTTTTAGATCTCATCTGTGTGAGGTGGAAAGCCATGCCACAGAGACCTGCTCCCAACACCATGGACAAAGCTTCTCATTTAGCCACTGCCCCAGTCGAgacccctgccccttcccaccacCCTGCTCATGGTTTCCATTCCCTCATgttcctcctgcctgtccccaggggtTTTCCTAGTCCAAACATCTAAATACTGGCGTGGGGTCCCTCCCTTTCCACCTACATCAATAAAAGCTGTGACAAACACACCTCGAGGAGACCTGTGGATGAGGTTGGGAAGAGAGGTACAAACAAGAAGCAAACTAGCAAAGAACACAGCCAGCATAAAGCTCTTTGTCAGCTTCCCCAAATCACCCCAAAGCACAGGGCAAGATGAACAAGAGCCTCTCCTTTGAAGACAAACCTTTTGATCAAACACCTGCAGAAGTGTCACCCTACCTGAAAGTGTCACCCTACCTAGGGGCTAAGGTAAGGCCTTCCCATAGCTAAACAGACTCTGTGCACCCAGGTGTGACCTACTCCACACATCCCTATCCCTGCTCCAAATTTCTGAACCAGCTTTGTTCAGTCAAAGTGTTCATCGACATTCTGGTTTGTGCTCAGCCTCACTGCTTTGTCTCTCTGCaatttgtatttattatgtGACCCCCTGTCTCAGTGTCTTGGTTACCAATGGCAGAGCCTGAATAGAAGGCACGGCTAAGTAGGGAAGGACACAGCCACTTGTGCAGGAATGGGCAGCCCCAAGTGCTGCAAGGTCCATGCGGGAGGTGCAGTGAGAAGGGCAGCGCGTTTCCCGGCAGTCCTGCCTCCCATGCACAGCCTGTTGTGTCTCTTGTTTGAGAGAAACCCAGCTAAATAACCTCCCAAAACAACGGGTGATAGAAAAACTACTCCATCTAGTTGTTTAGATCAACAGCTATAAGATCAATGAGGCAGATTTCCTCGGCACTCTCTGCCAGCACTTCTCCCTCATGTTCTCGAGCTGCCTCGTCAGACAGGGGAGACAGATGGGCTCACTCGCCaccccctcctcttccctccttgTCCTTAGAGGTGCGACTGAAGCCACatgtcacagctctgctcttgaTAAACTCCCACAAAGGGGCAGATGGTCCAGTCACTTTTACTCCTACTTCCCCAGCCAGTGACAGCCCTCCTTGGCTGGTCATGTCAGGATTCAGTCCCCGGCTCACCCTTCTCAGTCACCTCTTTTCCACTCTCCACATCCCTGTGTCCACACAGGCAGTTCAACAAACTCCTGCCTTCCCCCcactcacagctctgccaagCCAGCCCtaacaggagctggagctgaggtccccagagcccagcagggcagtgtgCTGGGGACGTCCTTCCCCGCACACCCTTCTCTCCACCTTGAAGTCTCTGCACGGCTAAACCTGCACAGGATAAAACTGCAGCCGTGGTGGAGCACAAcgctgggcagctgcagggtggggaggagggaaaggcagggTGTGACTCACTGGCCCCTGGGACACAGCCAGAACCTGACTAATCCTGTTTCCTCAATCCTCCTGGGCTGCTAATTGGACGCATTTCATTCAATAGACTCATCGGTGGGAGAGGAGCCACGTGGCAGGTATGGATACGTTCCCAGCCCACTCCCTTCTCCCAAGTCCTCCTGCTGAATGCAGGGACCACACGGCAATGCCCTTCCCTGCTCGTCTCCCATTAGCACAGCCACGCAAACCCCCAGACCTGCTCCCTCCCGGAGGAGgggacagcacacaggaaagACACCATCAGTAGAGAAGTAAAGGGGGCTCATCTACAGCCCCAAATTCCCAGTGGAGGGCTCCTCCAGCAGATGGAGACCCTTCAGAGTCACCAGAAGATGGATTTTGAAGCTGGTTTTACAGGGCAGCATTTGAAAAGAGAACTCACTGCACCACTGAAGGGAAAAATTGCTAAGAGGCACAgaccagagctgcaggagggcatGGGAGACAATGCCAGCTCTTAGAGCCTTTGTGCCCTATCCACATCCCATTTGGGAAACAACTCCTACTATCATATAGAATAGAATAACCATTTCTTTCACAGCAGCTTTCTACCCACCCAGGTGCATTGGCCATAAAAATCACCACTCCTGACCTCCCAGTCTGGCTCCTGAAGGGTGGAGTTGGGTTTCAACAACTGCAAAGCTCCCCTTGAGTAGTGGCTTATTTCAGTGTGAGGCGTGATAGTTCACTGAGGGGGGCTTTCACAGGCACTTCTGAGCATGCTGAGGACAAGCATGATAGAAAAGCCATCAGGCTTGTTACCCCAGTGCCTTTCACCACCTCTAAATGTGGCTGGAGTAAGATCCACACTCCCGGGGGTGCAGCCTGTGCATGAAGCCCTCCTTCACTGCTCCAAAGCAGTCACTACATTGCCCTCCCCAGGCATAGCAGCTGAACAGCACAAGCACCACTGAAGGCTCAAGGCCCTGTCCTGCAGGTCAACATAGAGTTAGTTCTCTGGGAAGGAGAGTCAGGCTGTGCCCATCACACCAGGGCGAGTCTGAGCTCTCACCACAGCAGTGAGTGAGTTTCTAGCACACCAGGGAGCACACTGTACCCCAGGTACTGACTGCATCATCCTCCAGCACCACATGAGAAGGGGAGATCTGCAGCGTCTGGCTCCGCAAAAGCACCTTGAGGGCAGTGATTTTTTCACGCTTCTGTTAAAAAGTGACACGTTCAGGTTTTGGTTTAAGCTTTAAACATTATTTCTTCCACTTAAAACGAAGTTAACAAATGAGTCAGCCCTTCCCTCCAACCTGTGCTCTTCTGTCCCCTGCAGGTTTCCACTTGCTGGGTAGGCAGCCTGAGAGTCAGTGACATCATTTTAATTATTCTGGTGTTTTGTTACTATTAAGCTGCCTTTGCTAAGTCTGAAGGAGCTCTTATGATTATCTTCCTACACATCCTGCTGGAAGCACAGCTTGGCAACACCAGGCTGCCATGCCCTGCTCCACCAGCCACTCCAGAGAAGAGAGCAGAGCTCTCCTTAAACAGCCACAGCAAGGATTATTCCTGCCTTATCCAGGAGCAGGACTTCTCGCACCCACATCCCACTCCAGGATGCAGTCCTCTTCCTTTTGTCCcaaacagaaagacaaacacTAGCATTTTTGCATACATT
This region includes:
- the MCHR1 gene encoding melanin-concentrating hormone receptor 1, whose amino-acid sequence is MAPANSSRNFSAPEARNGSASEKPAPYTNVIMPSLFSIICFLGIVGNLIVIYTIVKKKKLRCKQTVPDIFIFNLSIVDLLFLLGMPFLIHQLLGNGSWYFGAPLCTIITALDTNSQITSTNILTVMTLDRYLATVHPLKSTYVRTPCVAALVICLVWLLSFLTIIPVWMYAGLMPLEDGTVRCALLLPNPETDIYWFTLYQFMLAFAVPLLIICVVYFKILQHMATTVVPLPQRSLRVRTKKVTRMAVAICSAFFICWAPFYILQLVHLGIDTPSMAFFYAYNFAISLGYANSCLNPFLYIALSETFKRQFLVAIRPAREPCHTSSSANNNSTTEASVCLKLAPESTQQTRFLEDFSPRSLPVTVAVH